From the Paenibacillus sp. FSL H8-0548 genome, one window contains:
- the spoVM gene encoding stage V sporulation protein SpoVM, which yields MKFYTIKLPKFLGGFVKAILNTFQKN from the coding sequence ATGAAATTTTATACAATCAAACTGCCTAAATTTTTGGGCGGATTCGTAAAGGCAATTTTGAATACCTTCCAAAAAAATTAG
- the rpmB gene encoding 50S ribosomal protein L28 — protein MSRKCFLTGKAPGKGNNVSHANNKTRRSWGVNVQKVRILVDGKPKRVYVSTRALKAGKVTRV, from the coding sequence ATGTCCCGCAAATGTTTTCTTACAGGTAAAGCACCTGGTAAAGGTAACAACGTTTCCCACGCAAACAACAAAACACGTCGTTCTTGGGGCGTAAACGTGCAGAAGGTTCGTATTTTGGTTGACGGTAAACCGAAACGTGTTTATGTCAGCACTCGCGCACTGAAGGCTGGTAAAGTTACCCGCGTATAA
- a CDS encoding Asp23/Gls24 family envelope stress response protein, whose product MTLQLSTEYGSIHVSDHCIALIAGSAAMDCYGLVGMASRKQLKDGIAELLGRENLTRGIEIRRENEELHIDLYIIVSYGTKISEVAHNIQSKVKYVLNDVIGLQVEEVHIIVQDVRVLK is encoded by the coding sequence ATGACTCTACAGCTAAGTACAGAATATGGTTCCATTCATGTTTCAGACCATTGTATAGCGCTTATTGCCGGGTCTGCGGCTATGGATTGTTATGGACTTGTCGGTATGGCGTCTCGTAAGCAGTTGAAGGATGGAATTGCCGAGTTGCTCGGACGAGAGAATTTGACTCGTGGTATTGAAATTAGAAGAGAAAATGAAGAGCTTCACATCGACCTCTACATCATCGTGAGCTATGGCACGAAAATTTCCGAGGTCGCTCATAACATTCAATCTAAGGTGAAGTATGTACTGAATGATGTAATCGGTCTACAAGTGGAAGAAGTCCATATAATTGTGCAAGATGTTCGGGTACTTAAGTAA
- a CDS encoding DAK2 domain-containing protein, translating into MALLGADYLQRNAEHVNALNVFPVPDGDTGTNMNLTMTSGVRELRSKPSDSIGKATEALSKGLLMGARGNSGVILSQLFRGFSRSLNGLEEAGTAQLAAALQHGVDLAYKAVVKPVEGTILTVAKEAAKHAVQYARRTSDVIDLMREVHQKADEALQRTPDLLPVLKQVGVVDSGGQGLVYIYEGFVRCLLELDGQLDSDSQQSEAAPPEEVAVPIAAPSIRKQEPASAQARLATDAIEFLYDMEFFINRKLGGNVSAFFDEYAYKKALSKDGDSILVIAEDDIIKVHVHSRKPGDVLNLSLPYGELTDIHILNMREQHRDLLEQEKTDFSIVDFSAAELLAGEAVQGIPPSQVFEWAPFGIIAVALGEGITNIFLENEVDTVLSGGQTMNPSTEDFVKAIESLSAEHIYILPNNGNIILAAEQAAELSERRVTVIPTRTVPQGLAAVLAFKEDETAERNSEWMKNAAEQVVSGQVTKAVRDTTIEGVAIREGDFIGIKEKSIVVSNASLQAACQLLISSMLDNGGDLLTILTGEEADSVETTSLYEWIQEQYPELELELQKGGQPLYPYVFALE; encoded by the coding sequence ATGGCACTGCTCGGCGCGGATTATTTACAACGAAACGCTGAGCATGTCAACGCATTGAATGTATTCCCAGTGCCAGATGGCGACACGGGAACGAACATGAACTTAACGATGACCTCAGGCGTTCGCGAGCTTCGCAGCAAGCCGTCAGACAGCATTGGGAAAGCGACAGAGGCCTTGTCGAAAGGGCTTCTTATGGGCGCTAGGGGAAACTCTGGCGTTATTTTGTCACAGCTGTTCCGTGGTTTTTCGAGATCGCTTAACGGCCTTGAAGAAGCAGGAACGGCGCAACTGGCCGCTGCTTTGCAGCATGGTGTTGACCTTGCCTATAAAGCGGTTGTGAAGCCTGTAGAAGGAACGATTCTTACTGTAGCGAAGGAAGCTGCGAAGCACGCTGTTCAGTATGCACGCAGAACAAGCGATGTTATTGACTTGATGCGCGAGGTTCACCAGAAGGCTGATGAGGCTTTGCAGCGTACACCTGATTTGCTCCCTGTGCTTAAGCAGGTAGGCGTGGTTGATTCAGGCGGACAAGGTCTTGTATACATTTATGAAGGCTTTGTACGTTGTTTATTGGAATTGGATGGACAGCTCGATTCTGATTCGCAGCAATCAGAAGCTGCACCGCCTGAGGAAGTAGCTGTTCCTATAGCCGCTCCTTCGATTCGAAAGCAAGAGCCAGCATCTGCTCAAGCACGATTGGCAACGGATGCCATTGAGTTTTTATACGATATGGAATTTTTTATCAATCGGAAACTTGGCGGAAATGTATCGGCATTTTTTGATGAATACGCTTACAAGAAGGCGCTAAGCAAAGATGGTGATTCCATTTTGGTTATCGCTGAAGATGATATTATAAAAGTTCATGTGCATTCCCGCAAGCCTGGCGATGTTCTTAATTTATCCCTTCCATATGGCGAACTGACGGATATTCATATTCTTAATATGCGTGAGCAGCATCGCGATCTGCTGGAGCAGGAGAAAACGGATTTTAGCATTGTAGACTTTTCCGCGGCAGAGCTGCTTGCAGGCGAAGCTGTACAAGGGATTCCGCCATCACAAGTGTTCGAATGGGCTCCATTTGGCATTATTGCTGTTGCCTTAGGTGAAGGAATAACTAATATTTTTCTGGAAAACGAAGTAGACACCGTTTTATCGGGCGGTCAGACGATGAATCCCAGCACGGAGGATTTTGTGAAGGCAATCGAGTCGTTGTCGGCGGAGCATATCTACATACTGCCTAATAATGGAAATATTATTTTGGCTGCAGAGCAGGCTGCAGAGCTGAGTGAGCGTAGGGTTACGGTTATTCCAACGCGTACCGTACCGCAGGGCTTAGCTGCGGTTCTAGCGTTCAAAGAGGATGAAACAGCTGAGCGTAACAGCGAATGGATGAAAAATGCAGCGGAGCAAGTCGTCTCCGGACAAGTAACGAAGGCTGTACGAGATACAACGATTGAAGGCGTAGCTATACGTGAGGGCGATTTTATCGGGATTAAGGAAAAATCAATCGTTGTGTCTAACGCTAGCTTGCAGGCCGCTTGCCAATTGCTTATATCCAGCATGCTGGATAATGGCGGTGATTTGCTAACGATACTTACGGGCGAGGAAGCTGATTCTGTTGAAACGACTTCGCTTTATGAATGGATTCAGGAGCAATATCCAGAGCTAGAGCTTGAATTGCAAAAAGGCGGACAACCGCTTTATCCTTACGTTTTTGCATTAGAGTAG
- a CDS encoding DegV family protein, translating into MGKVRIVTDSTADIPPEIRERHGINMVPLKVLFGEETFQDAVTITPDQFYEKLTRVTALPTTSQPSPAEFSDVYERLLAEDADSPIISLHLSAALSGTYQSAFIARSMLENEADITIIDTKSASYGFGMRVVKAAVMAEAGESKERIIEEMERLERDTELYFFVDTLEYLQKGGRIGKAAALIGSILNIKPILSLDPDGVVLAVDKVRGTKKAMARIVELLKKEYGDEPVGMTMAYASSKDSAEELFKLLKSEFNVQEVAWTTIGAVIGTHTGPGASAVFMYRM; encoded by the coding sequence TTGGGAAAGGTTAGAATTGTAACGGACAGTACAGCGGATATACCGCCAGAAATAAGAGAACGACATGGCATAAATATGGTGCCTCTTAAGGTGTTGTTTGGCGAGGAGACGTTTCAGGATGCTGTAACGATAACTCCAGATCAATTTTATGAGAAGCTGACGAGAGTCACTGCGCTTCCTACGACATCTCAGCCTTCGCCTGCGGAATTCTCGGATGTGTATGAGCGTTTGCTTGCTGAGGATGCGGATTCGCCGATTATTTCGCTTCATTTGTCTGCAGCGCTTAGCGGGACTTACCAATCAGCTTTCATTGCGCGTTCTATGCTGGAGAACGAGGCGGATATTACGATTATTGATACGAAATCGGCCTCATACGGCTTCGGAATGCGTGTCGTAAAAGCAGCTGTGATGGCTGAGGCTGGGGAATCGAAGGAACGGATTATTGAAGAAATGGAACGGCTTGAGCGCGATACAGAATTGTATTTTTTTGTGGACACGCTGGAATATTTGCAAAAGGGAGGCCGAATTGGGAAGGCTGCTGCATTAATCGGTTCGATTCTGAATATTAAGCCGATTCTTTCACTGGACCCAGACGGCGTTGTACTCGCTGTAGATAAGGTGCGCGGCACAAAAAAAGCGATGGCGCGTATCGTCGAGCTTCTGAAAAAAGAATACGGGGATGAGCCTGTTGGCATGACGATGGCGTATGCATCCAGCAAGGATTCGGCGGAGGAGCTGTTTAAGCTTCTCAAAAGCGAGTTTAATGTGCAAGAGGTTGCATGGACGACGATAGGTGCGGTTATTGGCACGCATACTGGGCCTGGGGCATCCGCTGTGTTTATGTACAGGATGTGA
- the recG gene encoding ATP-dependent DNA helicase RecG has protein sequence MKLDQMSVRQIKGVSAPKEKELHAFGVSTVADILDYFPFRYEDYRIRELTDVKEGEKVTVLGHVRGVPVLQRYGKSKSRLTCKVEVGQWLVSAVWFNRHFLQDQLVIGREIMLTGKWEQQRMQMTVSDSEFPGSGGAAKSGTLQPVYSVGGSITQPWMRKTVRQALTQYGTMIEELLPQELVRQHDLMVRRDAVQRIHLPEDTREGQEARRRLVYEELFLFQLKLQAYRALNRKRNDGIAHRIESETVRQFAATLPFELTDGQKKVVNEICVDMRRPSCMNRLLQGDVGSGKTVVSAIALYVAVKSGHQGALMVPTEILAEQHMRSLTKMFADLGIQVALLTGSLTDRKRRDLLAGLQMGLIDIVVGTHALIQEDVFFRSLGLVVVDEQHRFGVNQRSVLRHKGMNPDVLTMTATPIPRTMAITAFGDMDVSTIRERPHGRKPIKTYWVKHTMMERVFGFIRKEAGKGRQAYIICPLIEESEKLDVQNAIDLYVQTQQTFPDLRVGLLHGRLNASEKESVMGAFGANETHVLVATTVVEVGVDVPNATLMIIMDAERFGLSQLHQLRGRVGRGEHQSHCILVADPKSETGRERMKVMTDTDDGFEVSRRDLEIRGPGDFFGTKQSGLPEFRLADMVADYEVLEIAREDAAELTDRDDFWSNESYARVRSVLQKDQFFQGEQLD, from the coding sequence ATGAAGCTGGATCAAATGTCAGTTCGGCAAATCAAAGGCGTGAGTGCTCCTAAGGAAAAGGAGCTTCACGCCTTTGGCGTTAGCACAGTTGCAGATATATTGGATTATTTTCCGTTTCGCTACGAGGATTACCGTATTCGCGAGCTCACAGATGTGAAGGAAGGCGAGAAGGTTACGGTGCTCGGGCATGTCAGGGGTGTCCCTGTATTGCAGCGTTATGGTAAAAGCAAATCAAGATTGACCTGTAAGGTTGAGGTAGGTCAATGGTTAGTTAGTGCCGTTTGGTTCAATCGCCATTTTCTGCAGGATCAGCTTGTCATTGGGCGCGAAATCATGCTCACAGGGAAATGGGAGCAGCAGCGCATGCAAATGACGGTATCGGACTCGGAGTTTCCTGGCAGCGGAGGAGCGGCTAAGTCGGGAACGCTGCAGCCTGTGTACTCGGTCGGCGGGAGCATCACGCAGCCGTGGATGCGGAAGACGGTGCGGCAAGCGCTGACGCAGTATGGGACCATGATTGAAGAGCTGCTGCCGCAGGAGCTTGTCCGTCAGCATGATCTGATGGTAAGACGTGATGCGGTTCAGCGAATTCATTTGCCGGAGGATACGAGAGAAGGGCAGGAAGCCCGCAGAAGGCTTGTGTATGAGGAGCTCTTTCTGTTTCAGCTAAAGCTGCAGGCTTATCGTGCTCTTAATCGGAAACGAAATGACGGCATTGCACATCGAATTGAAAGTGAGACGGTGCGCCAGTTTGCCGCGACACTGCCCTTTGAGCTGACTGATGGGCAGAAGAAGGTTGTCAATGAAATATGCGTCGATATGAGAAGACCCTCTTGCATGAACCGTCTGCTGCAGGGCGATGTTGGCTCTGGTAAAACGGTCGTCTCAGCTATTGCCCTTTACGTTGCGGTTAAATCTGGCCATCAAGGGGCATTGATGGTGCCGACCGAAATATTAGCGGAACAGCATATGCGTTCACTAACAAAAATGTTTGCCGATTTGGGCATTCAGGTTGCTTTGCTGACAGGCAGCCTTACGGATCGCAAGCGTAGGGATTTGCTAGCTGGTTTGCAAATGGGCCTTATCGATATCGTTGTTGGCACGCACGCGCTTATTCAGGAGGACGTTTTTTTTCGAAGCCTCGGTCTTGTGGTCGTGGACGAGCAGCATCGATTTGGTGTTAACCAACGGAGTGTGCTGCGCCATAAAGGGATGAATCCCGACGTTCTTACCATGACGGCTACGCCAATCCCGAGAACGATGGCCATTACGGCCTTCGGTGATATGGACGTGTCGACCATTCGCGAGCGGCCGCATGGCCGCAAGCCGATTAAGACGTATTGGGTGAAGCATACGATGATGGAGCGCGTGTTTGGTTTTATACGCAAGGAGGCTGGCAAGGGGCGACAGGCGTATATTATTTGCCCGTTGATTGAGGAGTCGGAGAAGCTCGATGTGCAAAATGCGATTGATCTCTATGTGCAGACGCAGCAAACCTTCCCTGATCTTCGTGTCGGCTTGCTGCACGGAAGGCTGAATGCTTCTGAGAAAGAAAGCGTAATGGGTGCTTTCGGTGCAAATGAGACTCATGTGCTGGTGGCGACGACAGTCGTGGAGGTCGGTGTGGATGTTCCTAATGCAACGCTCATGATTATTATGGACGCGGAACGCTTTGGCTTGTCTCAGCTGCATCAGCTGAGAGGCCGAGTTGGACGTGGGGAGCATCAATCACATTGTATATTGGTGGCTGATCCGAAATCAGAAACGGGCCGTGAGCGGATGAAGGTTATGACGGATACGGATGACGGCTTCGAGGTTTCGCGGCGCGATCTTGAAATACGCGGTCCTGGTGATTTTTTTGGCACAAAGCAAAGCGGTCTTCCAGAGTTTCGTTTGGCGGATATGGTTGCCGATTATGAGGTACTGGAAATCGCAAGGGAGGATGCGGCGGAGCTTACGGATCGTGATGATTTTTGGTCTAACGAGTCTTATGCGAGAGTACGCAGCGTACTGCAGAAGGATCAATTTTTTCAAGGAGAACAGCTGGACTAG
- a CDS encoding stage VI sporulation protein F, which translates to MSYQDYGIRPQLVERVKYKLKNPIVKDRVRQLLGNVTKYDLQDRPKVRKLVKATAVILQEQLTDTQEDQIVAFVMGQKIDPNNTFHLLKLWGMFR; encoded by the coding sequence GTGAGTTACCAAGACTATGGAATTCGGCCGCAGCTGGTCGAACGCGTCAAATACAAATTAAAAAACCCAATCGTGAAGGATCGTGTCAGACAACTGCTTGGAAATGTGACGAAGTATGATTTGCAGGATCGGCCAAAGGTAAGGAAGCTTGTGAAGGCAACGGCCGTTATTTTGCAGGAGCAGCTTACGGATACACAGGAGGACCAAATTGTCGCCTTCGTGATGGGGCAAAAAATTGATCCCAATAACACTTTTCATTTATTGAAGCTGTGGGGGATGTTTCGCTGA
- a CDS encoding SOS response-associated peptidase produces MCGRYTLTITLEELMVRYMIEETMMPFHRPKYNVAPSQQVLAIINDGKANRLGELKWGLIPPWADDPKIGFQMINARSETAASKPAFQKALRSKRCLIPADGFYEWKTTAGGKQPMRIVLKSRTIFSMAGLYETWLSPDGTKINSCTILTTAPNELVAPIHDRMPVILRPEDEQLWLSRTVTDNALLMPLMTPYHPNELEAYPVSTAVGSVRNDEPSLIEPYTVDEQLELW; encoded by the coding sequence ATGTGTGGAAGATATACGCTTACTATCACGCTGGAGGAGCTTATGGTCAGATATATGATCGAGGAGACAATGATGCCGTTTCACCGCCCGAAGTACAACGTAGCTCCAAGTCAGCAGGTGTTAGCGATCATTAATGACGGGAAAGCCAATCGTTTAGGAGAGCTGAAATGGGGTCTTATTCCGCCATGGGCAGACGATCCGAAAATCGGCTTTCAAATGATTAACGCGCGCTCGGAGACCGCAGCAAGCAAGCCCGCCTTTCAGAAGGCGCTGCGGAGCAAACGCTGCCTGATCCCAGCCGACGGCTTCTACGAGTGGAAAACGACGGCTGGCGGCAAGCAGCCCATGCGTATCGTACTGAAAAGCCGTACAATCTTCAGTATGGCAGGGCTTTACGAAACATGGCTCTCTCCTGATGGAACTAAAATAAACAGCTGCACAATATTAACGACTGCACCAAACGAGCTTGTTGCCCCGATCCACGATCGTATGCCGGTCATTTTACGTCCCGAGGATGAACAGCTATGGCTAAGTCGCACCGTAACAGATAACGCTTTGCTTATGCCGTTAATGACCCCTTATCACCCGAATGAGCTGGAAGCCTATCCTGTTTCCACTGCAGTAGGCAGTGTTCGTAACGACGAGCCATCCCTTATCGAGCCTTATACGGTAGACGAGCAGCTTGAGCTTTGGTAG